The proteins below are encoded in one region of Anaerosporomusa subterranea:
- a CDS encoding amidohydrolase yields MKHVIRAAVDENAAALLKLSHDIHANPELGFEERKAVAWQTELLAKNGFTIEHPYCSIETAYKATRKGIGVGPRVALLAEYDALKGVGHGCGHNIIASAAVGAALGIARLMENLVGEISVIGTPAEEGGGGKILLVDRGAFNEVDCAIMMHPSTKNIIGRGGLAAVSVEAEFFGKASHSAAPERGINALTAVIQFFTGIDVLRQTWPATAKINGIITAGGQASNIIPEYAAANFTVRAKTRKALLGMVEDLQKIAAAATLTTGAENKLTVDLVYAERYSNKALGEAFKANMEFLGEQMGYPSPDEILGSSDIGNVSLVTPAIHEYLSIAAESVNSHSDAFRAAAASPRGDEVVIKAAKGMAMTAFDFLTNASLRQAVADEFRQIAATQ; encoded by the coding sequence ATGAAACATGTTATTCGGGCGGCGGTTGACGAAAACGCCGCCGCTCTCTTAAAGTTAAGTCATGACATCCATGCAAATCCGGAATTGGGTTTTGAAGAACGAAAAGCGGTTGCGTGGCAGACGGAATTATTGGCAAAAAACGGCTTCACGATAGAACATCCGTACTGCAGTATTGAGACTGCCTACAAAGCAACACGAAAAGGCATCGGAGTCGGCCCACGAGTTGCGCTGCTGGCAGAATACGACGCACTCAAAGGGGTGGGTCATGGATGTGGTCATAATATCATCGCCTCGGCTGCAGTCGGTGCTGCGCTTGGAATCGCCCGTCTTATGGAGAATCTCGTTGGGGAGATTTCTGTCATCGGCACTCCTGCTGAAGAGGGGGGCGGTGGTAAAATCCTCTTGGTTGATCGCGGTGCTTTTAACGAAGTCGATTGCGCCATCATGATGCATCCGAGCACGAAGAACATTATTGGTCGGGGCGGTTTAGCAGCCGTATCTGTCGAAGCGGAGTTTTTCGGCAAAGCGTCTCATTCTGCCGCCCCCGAACGGGGTATTAACGCGTTGACGGCAGTCATTCAATTCTTTACCGGTATCGACGTGCTTCGCCAAACTTGGCCCGCGACAGCAAAGATCAACGGTATCATCACAGCAGGCGGACAAGCCTCAAACATCATACCAGAGTATGCTGCCGCGAACTTTACGGTACGCGCCAAGACTCGCAAGGCGCTATTAGGGATGGTAGAGGATTTGCAAAAGATTGCTGCAGCAGCTACGCTAACAACCGGGGCTGAGAACAAGTTGACCGTCGACCTCGTTTATGCTGAGCGGTATTCGAACAAAGCACTCGGTGAAGCGTTCAAAGCCAACATGGAATTTTTAGGTGAGCAGATGGGTTATCCAAGTCCTGATGAGATTCTGGGCTCATCAGATATTGGCAATGTGAGTTTAGTGACTCCTGCCATTCACGAATACCTAAGCATCGCGGCTGAATCGGTCAACTCGCATTCGGATGCTTTCCGCGCGGCGGCCGCATCGCCGCGCGGTGATGAAGTCGTCATTAAGGCGGCAAAAGGCATGGCCATGACGGCATTTGACTTTCTCACAAATGCCTCACTTAGGCAGGCAGTGGCAGACGAGTTTCGGCAAATAGCAGCGACACAATAA
- a CDS encoding bacteriohemerythrin: protein MFEWKQEYANGIDEIDRQHQKLFALAGDLYDIANRKDGFDYHDEITQVFGALSDYTVYHFQYEEKLMKQQGYGLRDLAAHCTEHDDFIQKMRKVAQEDLDKKQRQVLMDVVMFAVDWIEKHILGSDRRYAAYHIKS, encoded by the coding sequence ATGTTTGAATGGAAACAGGAATATGCCAACGGAATTGATGAAATTGACCGTCAGCACCAAAAACTGTTTGCTTTAGCGGGAGATTTATATGACATCGCTAACCGCAAGGACGGTTTTGATTATCATGATGAAATTACGCAGGTATTCGGGGCATTAAGCGACTATACGGTTTACCATTTTCAATACGAAGAGAAACTGATGAAACAGCAGGGTTATGGTCTGCGGGATTTGGCGGCTCATTGTACTGAACATGATGACTTTATTCAGAAGATGAGAAAAGTCGCTCAGGAAGATTTGGATAAAAAACAACGGCAAGTTCTCATGGATGTAGTTATGTTCGCAGTCGATTGGATTGAAAAGCATATTCTCGGCAGTGACCGTAGGTATGCGGCTTATCACATAAAATCTTAA